One region of Oryzias latipes chromosome 6, ASM223467v1 genomic DNA includes:
- the LOC100144364 gene encoding developing brain homeobox 1b isoform X1 has product MMFPCSALPPPLYPAFLRPPAALSAPLNRALPSGFLVEDLLRLSHPVGYIHRTLCPTSLRDSFGPESGSSSRLSGPSSERPHSSGQQNRGGAVSSHPTCPDSGFLKFGVNAILAPCARNGEGLHSKPLPLPLFDGSLHPLLRASSFLSASSSVVPVPGTFSWPLAPRGKPRRGMLRRAVFSDLQRKALERTFQKQKYISKPDRKKLASKLGLKDSQVKIWFQNRRMKWRNSKERELLSTGGCRQQTLPTKANPHPDLTDVGSGQEPHLPHHHLHLHKSSSPSADSSKQSELSESDGEEITVS; this is encoded by the exons ATGATGTTTCCCTGCAGCGCCCTGCCGCCGCCTCTCTACCCGGCCTTCCTGCGTCCCCCCGCGGCTCTCTCCGCGCCCCTGAACCGCGCGCTGCCCTCCGGCTTTCTGGTGGAGGACCTCCTGCGCCTGAGCCACCCTGTGGGCTACATCCACCGGACCCTATGCCCCACAAGTCTGCGAGACTCGTTCGGCCCAGAATCGGGCTCCTCTTCCCGGCTATCAGGGCCGAGCTCGGAACGGCCGCACAGCTCCGGGCAGCAGAACCGAGGCGGTGCCGTGTCTTCGCACCCCACCTGCCCGGACTCCGGGTTCCTCAAGTTCGGCGTAAACGCGATCCTGGCACCGTGCGCGCGGAACG GTGAGGGTTTGCACTCCAAGCCTCTGCCGCTGCCTCTCTTCGATGGAAgtctgcatcctctcctccgGGCCTCATCCTTCCTGTCAG cctcctcctctgtgGTTCCCGTCCCAGGAACCTTCTCCTGGCCCCTGGCCCCCAGAGGGAAGCCCAGGAGGGGCATGCTGCGGCGTGCTGTCTTCTCAGACCTCCAGCGGAAAGCCCTGGAGAGGACCTTTCAGAAGCAGAAGTACATCAGCAAACCAGACAGAAAGAAGCTGGCCAGTAAACTGGGCCTAAAGGACTCACAG GTGAAGATATGGTTCCAGAACCGCAGGATGAAATGGAGGAACTCCAAGGAGAGGGAGCTTCTGTCGACGGGCGGCTGCCGCCAGCagaccctccccaccaaggccAACCCCCACCCAGACCTGACGGACGTGGGCAGTGGGCAGGAGCCCCACCTTCCCCATCATCACCTTCATCTCCACAAGTCCTCATCTCCGTCAGCAGACTCCAGCAAACAGTCAGAGCTCTCAGAGTCGGACGGTGAGGAGATCACAGTTTCATAA
- the LOC100144364 gene encoding developing brain homeobox 1b, with translation MMFPCSALPPPLYPAFLRPPAALSAPLNRALPSGFLVEDLLRLSHPVGYIHRTLCPTSLRDSFGPESGSSSRLSGPSSERPHSSGQQNRGGAVSSHPTCPDSGFLKFGVNAILAPCARNGEGLHSKPLPLPLFDGSLHPLLRASSFLSGTFSWPLAPRGKPRRGMLRRAVFSDLQRKALERTFQKQKYISKPDRKKLASKLGLKDSQVKIWFQNRRMKWRNSKERELLSTGGCRQQTLPTKANPHPDLTDVGSGQEPHLPHHHLHLHKSSSPSADSSKQSELSESDGEEITVS, from the exons ATGATGTTTCCCTGCAGCGCCCTGCCGCCGCCTCTCTACCCGGCCTTCCTGCGTCCCCCCGCGGCTCTCTCCGCGCCCCTGAACCGCGCGCTGCCCTCCGGCTTTCTGGTGGAGGACCTCCTGCGCCTGAGCCACCCTGTGGGCTACATCCACCGGACCCTATGCCCCACAAGTCTGCGAGACTCGTTCGGCCCAGAATCGGGCTCCTCTTCCCGGCTATCAGGGCCGAGCTCGGAACGGCCGCACAGCTCCGGGCAGCAGAACCGAGGCGGTGCCGTGTCTTCGCACCCCACCTGCCCGGACTCCGGGTTCCTCAAGTTCGGCGTAAACGCGATCCTGGCACCGTGCGCGCGGAACG GTGAGGGTTTGCACTCCAAGCCTCTGCCGCTGCCTCTCTTCGATGGAAgtctgcatcctctcctccgGGCCTCATCCTTCCTGTCAG GAACCTTCTCCTGGCCCCTGGCCCCCAGAGGGAAGCCCAGGAGGGGCATGCTGCGGCGTGCTGTCTTCTCAGACCTCCAGCGGAAAGCCCTGGAGAGGACCTTTCAGAAGCAGAAGTACATCAGCAAACCAGACAGAAAGAAGCTGGCCAGTAAACTGGGCCTAAAGGACTCACAG GTGAAGATATGGTTCCAGAACCGCAGGATGAAATGGAGGAACTCCAAGGAGAGGGAGCTTCTGTCGACGGGCGGCTGCCGCCAGCagaccctccccaccaaggccAACCCCCACCCAGACCTGACGGACGTGGGCAGTGGGCAGGAGCCCCACCTTCCCCATCATCACCTTCATCTCCACAAGTCCTCATCTCCGTCAGCAGACTCCAGCAAACAGTCAGAGCTCTCAGAGTCGGACGGTGAGGAGATCACAGTTTCATAA